One genomic segment of Paenibacillus sp. FSL H8-0332 includes these proteins:
- a CDS encoding response regulator transcription factor, translating into MAKHNILVVDDEPEIREALVIYLKSDDVDIFTASNGLAALEILERETIHLILMDIMMPQLDGIKTTFKIRENKNIPIIMLSAKSEDADKILGLNVGADDYITKPFNPLELVARVRSQLRRFTNLGSFQSDREEIIQVRGLVLNKSSKTVEVDGEDVRLTAKEYKILELLMENKGRVFSIEEIYELVWNEPIFASENTVAVHVRNIREKIEINPKDPKYLKVVWGIGYKIEKK; encoded by the coding sequence ATGGCTAAACATAATATTCTTGTTGTGGACGATGAACCGGAGATTCGCGAGGCACTCGTGATTTACTTGAAAAGCGATGATGTAGATATATTTACGGCTTCTAACGGCCTTGCGGCCCTGGAAATCCTTGAACGGGAAACCATTCATCTCATTCTAATGGATATCATGATGCCGCAGCTTGATGGAATCAAGACGACATTTAAAATCCGTGAAAATAAAAATATACCGATCATTATGCTTTCTGCCAAGTCGGAGGATGCCGATAAGATTCTGGGCCTCAACGTTGGAGCCGATGATTATATAACGAAGCCCTTCAATCCTCTCGAGCTGGTTGCTAGAGTCCGATCTCAACTGCGCCGGTTTACAAACTTAGGTTCCTTCCAGTCAGACAGGGAAGAGATCATTCAAGTAAGAGGACTCGTGCTAAACAAAAGCTCGAAGACTGTTGAGGTAGATGGAGAGGATGTCAGACTGACCGCGAAGGAATATAAAATTTTGGAGCTGCTGATGGAAAACAAGGGCAGAGTGTTCTCGATCGAAGAGATTTATGAGCTCGTATGGAATGAACCCATCTTTGCTTCAGAGAATACGGTTGCCGTACATGTTCGAAATATTCGGGAGAAAATCGAAATCAATCCCAAAGACCCGAAATATTTAAAGGTGGTATGGGGAATTGGATACAAAATTGAGAAAAAGTAA
- a CDS encoding phosphatidylinositol-specific phospholipase C/glycerophosphodiester phosphodiesterase family protein has protein sequence MKRMKKTLMLSLLIVISAGLVWCSWGLVWSGQTQGISSTPGTSGWEDNRLIAHALGEVEGASYTNSYEAFISNYNKGYRLFEVDLVQTTDGELVARHGWSDKLQPDLAAHGGRTVTKLQFENSLIMGRFQPLTLPDILQLMQQYRDFDLILDTKAGSQAQIREQFTKLVNEARNTDPELLQRMIPEIFSPEMYHMVMDIYPFPNKMYSLYKTGASAESIVEFARDKEITAVAMPLYRVIMNPNLVPALNKLGVKSYVHTVNSSRVKQLLYSFGVHGFYTDREV, from the coding sequence ATGAAGAGAATGAAGAAAACGCTTATGTTAAGCTTATTAATCGTCATTTCGGCTGGACTGGTCTGGTGTAGTTGGGGGCTTGTATGGTCAGGTCAGACACAGGGGATCTCGTCTACACCTGGCACCAGCGGGTGGGAGGACAATAGGCTTATTGCACATGCACTTGGTGAAGTCGAAGGCGCCAGCTACACAAATTCTTATGAAGCATTCATAAGCAATTACAATAAAGGATACCGTCTGTTCGAGGTTGATCTTGTGCAGACGACGGACGGGGAGCTTGTAGCCAGACATGGTTGGTCGGACAAGCTACAGCCGGATTTGGCCGCTCATGGCGGAAGAACTGTAACAAAGCTTCAGTTTGAGAACTCGCTTATTATGGGCAGATTCCAGCCTCTTACCCTACCGGATATCCTGCAGCTGATGCAGCAATATCGTGATTTTGACTTAATCTTAGATACGAAGGCAGGCAGCCAAGCGCAAATTCGGGAGCAGTTTACGAAACTGGTTAATGAGGCGCGCAATACTGATCCCGAGCTGCTCCAGCGGATGATACCGGAGATCTTCAGCCCGGAAATGTACCACATGGTAATGGACATCTACCCTTTTCCTAACAAAATGTATTCACTGTACAAAACTGGCGCATCCGCTGAGAGTATTGTAGAGTTTGCTAGGGACAAAGAGATTACTGCGGTCGCTATGCCGCTCTATCGCGTGATTATGAACCCCAACCTGGTTCCAGCCCTAAATAAGCTCGGGGTAAAAAGCTATGTTCACACCGTCAACAGCAGTCGGGTTAAGCAGTTATTATATAGCTTCGGGGTGCATGGATTTTATACGGATCGGGAAGTATGA
- a CDS encoding TerD family protein encodes MNQFLQMGANTTLSAAKGSITISHEISTLVDVSLTAFLLTDADKVQGDSGIIFYNQPTSSSGVATLLPAEQAGNTKVYKLNFDMDKVPEGITKIAVTLTEDNSTGFANVKNLEAEICTQNTIIHLSPSSFTNENGIVVLELYLRNGQTKVKSIWRGFDSGLEGLCKNYGVEVEADEPSEHSKPQIIQEPVSKEPGSAMSINLEKVKGKINLDKGQKPVIIEKTPEITATVSWETGTDYDIYALVYTKDGKQIDVAMFGATGTPPLKNYGKGTVEHMGDVGRGKKSKKTEVIKLRLRDDVLAVVPVVYSAQSNGTGSFYRYKVSMSIDNHNGTSVTISAKNANNNDTIYTCVPGILHNTPNGVIISPLELYSRPNSEYRPILKAGDSNMVEVIMDQGPLNDYK; translated from the coding sequence GTGAATCAATTTCTGCAAATGGGAGCAAATACAACTTTAAGTGCCGCAAAAGGTAGCATTACGATTAGCCACGAAATCTCTACTCTGGTAGACGTTTCTTTAACAGCCTTCCTCTTAACGGATGCTGATAAGGTGCAAGGAGATAGCGGAATCATCTTTTATAATCAGCCCACAAGTTCCTCAGGTGTAGCCACGCTTTTACCAGCCGAGCAAGCCGGTAATACCAAAGTTTATAAGCTGAATTTCGACATGGATAAGGTCCCTGAAGGTATAACCAAAATAGCTGTAACTCTGACAGAGGATAACAGCACAGGATTCGCGAATGTGAAGAATCTGGAAGCAGAGATATGTACGCAAAATACGATTATTCACTTATCCCCATCCAGTTTTACGAACGAGAATGGAATTGTAGTGCTTGAATTATATCTAAGGAACGGTCAGACCAAGGTAAAATCAATCTGGCGCGGATTTGATTCCGGGCTTGAAGGGTTATGCAAAAACTATGGTGTTGAAGTAGAAGCGGATGAGCCAAGTGAGCATTCTAAACCTCAGATCATTCAAGAGCCTGTATCAAAGGAACCTGGTTCGGCTATGTCCATCAACCTTGAGAAGGTAAAGGGGAAGATCAATCTCGATAAAGGGCAGAAGCCGGTTATCATTGAGAAAACGCCAGAAATTACGGCTACGGTATCTTGGGAGACTGGAACGGATTATGACATTTATGCTTTAGTCTATACAAAGGATGGAAAGCAGATTGATGTAGCTATGTTTGGTGCAACGGGAACACCTCCCCTCAAAAATTATGGTAAAGGGACAGTTGAGCATATGGGCGATGTGGGGAGAGGTAAAAAATCAAAGAAGACAGAGGTCATAAAGTTAAGACTAAGAGATGATGTTCTTGCGGTTGTTCCTGTAGTTTATTCAGCGCAATCCAATGGAACCGGTTCATTTTACAGATATAAGGTGTCCATGAGTATAGATAATCATAATGGAACCTCAGTTACGATCTCCGCCAAGAATGCAAATAATAATGATACGATCTATACCTGTGTACCCGGGATACTTCATAATACGCCAAATGGCGTTATCATAAGTCCGCTGGAGCTTTACAGTAGGCCAAATTCAGAGTATAGGCCGATTCTTAAGGCAGGGGACTCCAATATGGTAGAAGTGATCATGGATCAGGGACCTTTGAATGATTATAAATAG